A genomic stretch from Scatophagus argus isolate fScaArg1 chromosome 19, fScaArg1.pri, whole genome shotgun sequence includes:
- the prkg3 gene encoding cGMP-dependent protein kinase 2, whose product MEKQIEELKQQLEKQLLINQELQRQNEDLEQRLQEKEKLLQDLQSQYHDLHFPSQSSNEVEPEVRKSRAAVIAPEPIPETLEITRTRVKKTVSETNLIVKAIQKNDFLSRLDDEQIAMMVDLLVGSDFKPGEDVIKEGCEGDSMYIVAVGELLVTQAGRDLRTLTTGDVFGELAILYNCKRTATVRAKTTVHLWCMERQTYRTIITNKSKKKREQLMGFLKTSRTLKDLNDVQLSKIIDSMEEVKYQDKDVIVREGTEANAFYIILKGEVLVTKNVNGHQKQIRRMGKGEHFGEQALIREVLRTATCTADGPVTCFSIDKEVFEETIPIEHLELFDDSKVLQEAQAPVKPGPSSTLRFKDLVPVFYQEGRYQGDPVTLGVGGFGRVELMTTVNHGTYYAMKRISKKHIVAKRQEEHMLFEKKILKSTQSDFIVRLYAAFKDTRYIYMVMEFCAGGEIWTKLKEVGRFDEPIAVFCTACVVEAYTYLHKKNIMYRDLKPENLMLDIKGYVKLVDFGFAKEMVRGEKTYSFVGTPEYMAPEIIKNQGHDFAVDFWSLGILIYELLVGSPPFSSSEPQKIYAKILDGLFKYPPYLSEAAKSIISKLCRPRPGQRLGNTKNGIKDVRNHRWFSSMNWHKLRLGQLDAPTVRLIRKGPSYINFDSFPHDQTKAEEEFSGWDRDF is encoded by the exons ATGGAGAAGCAAATTGAGGAGCTTAAACAGCAGCTAGAAAAGCAATTGCTGATCAACCAGGAGCTACAGAGGCAAAACGAAGACCTGG AACAACGactgcaggagaaagaaaagcttttgCAGGATCTGCAGAGTCAATATCACGATCTGC ACTTTCCCTCCCAGAGCAGTAATGAGGTTGAACCAGAGGTCAGAAAGAGCCGTGCAGCTGTCATTGCCCCCGAACCAATCCCTGAGACCCTGGAGATTACACGTACCAGGGTCAAGAAAACTGTCAG TGAGACAAATCTGATCGTCAAAGCCATCCAGAAGAATGACTTCCTGAGCCGCCTCGATGATGAGCAAATAGCCATGATGGTGGATCTCTTAGTGGGATCTGACTTCAAACCGGGAGAAGATGTCATTAAAGAGGGCTGTGAAGGAGACAGCATGTACATAGTAGCAG TTGGAGAGCTCCTCGTCACCCAGGCAGGCCGGGACCTCCGCACGCTAACCACCGGTGATGTGTTTGGGGAGTTGGCCATTCTGTACAACTGCAAACGGACAGCAACAGTTAGAG CAAAGACAACAGTGCATCTGTGGTGCATGGAGCGACAGACCTACAGGACGATCATAACCAACAAGTCCAAGAAGAAACGGGAGCAGCTCATGGGCTTCCTGAAGAC TTCACGTACTCTCAAGGACCTGAATGATGTCCAGTTGTCCAAAATCATTGACTCAATGGAGGAG gTGAAATACCAAGACAAAGATGTTATTGTTCGAGAAGGAACAGAAGCAAACGCGTTCTACATCATCCTCAAAGGAGAG GTCCTGGTGACTAAGAATGTGAATGGGCATCAGAAGCAGATTCGTAGGATGGGAAAAGGGGAGCATTTCGGGGAACAGGCCCTCATACg GGAAGTCTTGAGAACTGCCACCTGCACTGCTGACGGCCCTGTTACCTGCTTCTCCATCGACAAGGA GGTATTTGAAGAGACAATTCCCATAGAGCACCTGGAGCTGTTTGACGA cTCTAAAGTGCTGCAGGAGGCCCAAGCTCCAGTAAAGCCGGG TCCCAGCTCCACTCTGAGGTTTAAGGATCTGGTTCCCGTGTTCTACCAGGAGGGGCGCTACCAAGGAGATCCTGTCACACTGGGAGTCGGAGGGTTTGGTCGCGTTGAGCTG ATGACCACAGTGAATCATGGAACATATTACGCCATGAAGCGAATTAGCAAGAAGCACATTGTGGCCAAGAGACAGGAGGAGCACATGCTGTTTGAGAAGAAGATCCTGAAATCCACCCAGAGTGACTTCATCGTCAG GCTTTATGCTGCTTTTAAAGACACACGATACATCTACATGGTCATGGAGTTCTGTGCTGGAGGAGAGATTTGGACCAAACTCAAAGAAGT AGGGCGTTTTGACGAGCCCATCGCTGTCTTCTGCACCGCCTGCGTGGTGGAGGCCTACACCTACCTCCACAAGAAGAACATCATGTACAGAGACCTGAAGCCAGAGAACCTGATGCTGGACATAAAGGGCTACGTCAAACTG gtGGACTTTGGTTTCGCCAAGGAGATGGTGCGTGGTGAGAAAACCTACTCATTTGTGGGCACTCCTGAGTACATGGCTCCAGAGATCATCAAGAACCAGGGACACGACTTTGCAGTTGACTTTTGGTCCCTCGGCATCCTGATCTATGAACTGTTGGTGGGAAG tcctCCCTTTTCAAGTTCGGAGCCTCAGAAGATTTATGCCAAGATTTTGGATGGGCTGTTCAAGTATCCACCTTACTTAAGCGAGGCAGCCAAGTCCATTATCAGCAAACTGTGCAG ACCTCGGCCAGGTCAAAGGTTAGGAAACACCAAGAATGGAATCAAAGATGTCAGGAATCACAG gtggttcagcagTATGAACTGGCACAAGCTGCGTTTGGGTCAGCTCGACGCCCCCACAGTCCGACTCATACGCAAG gGCCCCAGCTACATCAACTTTGATAGTTTCCCTCATGATCAGACCAAGGCAGAGGAAGAGTTCTCCGGTTGGGACCGTGACTTCTGA
- the LOC124050862 gene encoding phospholipase ABHD3-like isoform X2 encodes MKTPVLVSSKAFGAFLHKHCPVVAEHFSPTPWCWGGRFQTLVCALLKSRPPVVYRNELIRTVDGGQISLDWMDNEASATYPESSTRPTVLILPGLTGNSQQSYVLHAIRQATHRGYRCVVFNNRGVGGEELLTPVTYCAANTSDLERVVQHVKGLYPHAPVLGAGVSLGGMLLLNYLARKRTETGMVAGITISVPWDAQKSSKSMEEPLNWLLFNKHLTNGLCRAVTRHRKVLEKVVDIDYVLKARTIREFDERFTTLLFGYKSCTDYYRDASPDRKLSNTAVPILCLNAEDDPFSPRNAFPLTIVRELPNVALLLTAHGGHIAFLQGLFPRGEGYIERLFGQFVQAVFEHPKEIRKACGIKEQKMR; translated from the exons ATGAAG ACACCAGTCCTGGTTTCTAGCAAGGCTTTTGGTGCGTTCCTCCACAAGCACTGTCCTGTGGTGGCTGAGCACTTCAGTCCCACTCCGTGGTGCTGGGGAGGCCGGTTTCAAACACTGGTTTGTGCCCTCCTCAAGTCCCGCCCCCCCGTCGTTTATCGCAA TGAGCTGATCCGGACAGTTGATGGTGGTCAGATCTCTTTGGACTGGATGGACAATGAGGCCAGTGCCACCTACCCAGAATCCTCTACCCGCCCCACAGTGCTGATCCTCCCAGGCCTGACAGGGAACAGCCAGCAGTCCTATGTGCTCCATGCCATCAGACAGGCCACTCACCGCGGCTACAG ATGTGTGGTCTTCAATAACAGAGGCGTCGGAGGGGAAGAGTTGCTG ACGCCCGTCACCTACTGCGCAGCCAATACCTCAGACCTCGAGCGTGTGGTACAGCATGTCAAAGGTCTTTACCCACATGCCCCTGTGCTTGGTGCTGGGGTGTCTTTGGGAGG CATGTTACTGTTAAACTACTTGGCCCGTAAGCGCACAGAAACAGGGATGGTGGCGGGTATCACCATCTCAGTACCCTGGGATGCACAGAAGTCCTCCAAATCAATGGAAGAACCACTAAACTGGCTGCTCTTCAACAAACACCTCACAAACGGCTTGTGTCGTGCCGTCACCAG GCACAGGAAGGTTCTGGAGAAAGTGGTGGACATTGATTATGTCCTGAAG GCGCGTACAATCAGGGAGTTTGACGAACGCTTCACCACTTTGCTCTTTGGTTATAAATCTTGTACGGACTATTACCGCGACGCCAGCCCAGACAGAAAACTCTCCAACACAGCGGTGCCCATACTGTGTCTCAACGCTGAAGATGATCCCTTTTCCCCCCGGAATG CCTTCCCGTTGACCATAGTCAGGGAGCTGCCTAACGTTGCTCTGCTGTTGACGGCCCATGGTGGACACATTGCCTTCCTGCAGGGTTTGTTTCCCCGTGGTGAGGGATACATAGAGCGTCTGTTTGGTCAGTTTGTCCAAGCCGTCTTTGAACACCCGAAGGAGATCCGGAAAGCCTGTGGCATTAAGGAGCAGAAGATGAGATGA
- the LOC124050862 gene encoding phospholipase ABHD3-like isoform X1, which translates to MFLSCLELWRTYWECISRPYTVFICSLTAGLYYLRGRKCQTPVLVSSKAFGAFLHKHCPVVAEHFSPTPWCWGGRFQTLVCALLKSRPPVVYRNELIRTVDGGQISLDWMDNEASATYPESSTRPTVLILPGLTGNSQQSYVLHAIRQATHRGYRCVVFNNRGVGGEELLTPVTYCAANTSDLERVVQHVKGLYPHAPVLGAGVSLGGMLLLNYLARKRTETGMVAGITISVPWDAQKSSKSMEEPLNWLLFNKHLTNGLCRAVTRHRKVLEKVVDIDYVLKARTIREFDERFTTLLFGYKSCTDYYRDASPDRKLSNTAVPILCLNAEDDPFSPRNAFPLTIVRELPNVALLLTAHGGHIAFLQGLFPRGEGYIERLFGQFVQAVFEHPKEIRKACGIKEQKMR; encoded by the exons ATGTTTCTTTCGTGTTTGGAGCTATGGAGAACATACTGGGAGTGTATTTCCAGACCTTATACGGTGTTCATCTGCTCTCTCACGGCCGGATTGTACTATCTGAGGGGCCGTAAGTGTCAG ACACCAGTCCTGGTTTCTAGCAAGGCTTTTGGTGCGTTCCTCCACAAGCACTGTCCTGTGGTGGCTGAGCACTTCAGTCCCACTCCGTGGTGCTGGGGAGGCCGGTTTCAAACACTGGTTTGTGCCCTCCTCAAGTCCCGCCCCCCCGTCGTTTATCGCAA TGAGCTGATCCGGACAGTTGATGGTGGTCAGATCTCTTTGGACTGGATGGACAATGAGGCCAGTGCCACCTACCCAGAATCCTCTACCCGCCCCACAGTGCTGATCCTCCCAGGCCTGACAGGGAACAGCCAGCAGTCCTATGTGCTCCATGCCATCAGACAGGCCACTCACCGCGGCTACAG ATGTGTGGTCTTCAATAACAGAGGCGTCGGAGGGGAAGAGTTGCTG ACGCCCGTCACCTACTGCGCAGCCAATACCTCAGACCTCGAGCGTGTGGTACAGCATGTCAAAGGTCTTTACCCACATGCCCCTGTGCTTGGTGCTGGGGTGTCTTTGGGAGG CATGTTACTGTTAAACTACTTGGCCCGTAAGCGCACAGAAACAGGGATGGTGGCGGGTATCACCATCTCAGTACCCTGGGATGCACAGAAGTCCTCCAAATCAATGGAAGAACCACTAAACTGGCTGCTCTTCAACAAACACCTCACAAACGGCTTGTGTCGTGCCGTCACCAG GCACAGGAAGGTTCTGGAGAAAGTGGTGGACATTGATTATGTCCTGAAG GCGCGTACAATCAGGGAGTTTGACGAACGCTTCACCACTTTGCTCTTTGGTTATAAATCTTGTACGGACTATTACCGCGACGCCAGCCCAGACAGAAAACTCTCCAACACAGCGGTGCCCATACTGTGTCTCAACGCTGAAGATGATCCCTTTTCCCCCCGGAATG CCTTCCCGTTGACCATAGTCAGGGAGCTGCCTAACGTTGCTCTGCTGTTGACGGCCCATGGTGGACACATTGCCTTCCTGCAGGGTTTGTTTCCCCGTGGTGAGGGATACATAGAGCGTCTGTTTGGTCAGTTTGTCCAAGCCGTCTTTGAACACCCGAAGGAGATCCGGAAAGCCTGTGGCATTAAGGAGCAGAAGATGAGATGA
- the LOC124050574 gene encoding cathepsin B-like → MRPLALLCVLVTVSVSWARPHLPPLSSEMVDFINKANTTWTAGQNFGNADISYVKGLCGTLLNGPKLPEVVHNTEGIKLPDSFDPRQQWPNCPTIQQIRDQGSCGSCWAFGAAEAISDRLCIQTGGKISVEISAEDLLSCCDECGLGCLGGFPSAAWDFWTKKGLVTGGLYGSKVGCRPYSIAPCEHHVNGTRHPCQGEQETPRCEEHCVHGYSPSYQKDKHFGRSSYGVPSQQEQIMTELYKNGPVEAAFSVYADFLLYKTGVYQHVTGEELGGHAIKLLGWGEENGTPYWLAANSWNSDWGDKGFFKIRRGADECGIESEVVTGIPLSKVK, encoded by the exons ATGCGTCCACTGGCTCTCCTCTGTGTACTTGTGACGGTCTCTGTCAGCTGGGCTCGTCCTCACCTCCCTCCGCTCTCCTCGGAGATGGTCGACTTTATTAACAAGGCCAACACCACCTGGACA GCTGGGCAGAACTTCGGTAACGCTGATATCAGCTATGTGAAGGGACTGTGTGGGACTTTACTGAATGGACCCAAGCTGCCAGAGGT GGTTCACAATACCGAAGGCATAAAGCTTCCAGACAGCTTCGACCCACGCCAGCAGTGGCCCAACTGTCCCACAATCCAACAGATTAGAGACCAGGGATCCTGTGGGTCCTGCTGG GCCTTTGGGGCAGCTGAAGCGATATCTGACAGGTTGTGTATCCAAACAGGCGGCAAGATCTCTGTGGAGATCTCTGCTGAAGATCTGCTGTCTTGCTGTGATGAATGTGGCCTGGG ATGTTTAGGTGGTTTTCCCTCTGCCGCGTGGGATTTTTGGACAAAGAAAGGACTTGTGACGGGAGGCCTGTATGGCTCTAAAGTCG GCTGCCGACCCTACAGCATCGCCCCCTGCGAGCATCATGTAAATGGAACTCGTCATCCCTGTCAGGGTGAACAGGAGACTCCCAGGTGTGAAGAGCATTGCGTTCATGGATACTCACCATCCTATCAGAAGGACAAACACTTTG GTAGAAGCTCATACGGCGTCCCATCCCAGCAGGAACAGATCATGACTGAGCTGTACAAGAACGGCCCCGTGGAGGCAGCTTTCTCTGTCTATGCAGATTTTCTACTGTACAAGACGG GTGTATACCAGCACGTGACAGGGGAGGAGCTGGGCGGCCATGCCATCAAGCTCCTTGGCTGGGGAGAGGAGAATGGGACACCCTATTGGCTGGCTGCAAACTCCTGGAATAGTGACTGGGGAGATAAAG GCTTCTTCAAGATCAGGCGTGGAGCTGATGAGTGTGGTATTGAGTCAGAGGTGGTTACAGGAATCCCTCTCAGCAAGGTCAAATAA
- the fdft1 gene encoding squalene synthase isoform X2, whose product MDILKSLGHPEEIFNLFKFKMGGCSAVMPKLDYESMSASLRTCYLYLNQTSRSFAAVIQALDGDLRHAVCIFYLVLRALDTVEDDMSIPLDKKVPMLNDFHTYLYQDKWCFTESREKDRQVLEDFPTISLEFRNLAQEYRDVISDICHRMGVGMAEYLEKKVGSMKEWDLYCHYVAGLVGVGLSRLFSASKLEDPEVGRDTELANSMGLFLQKTNIIRDYLEDTQEGRAFWPKEAWSQFAGRLEDLAQPEKLESALSCLNLLVTDALRHVPDVIAYLSRLRNQSVFNFCAIPQVMAIATLSTCYNNPMVFQGVVKIRKGQAVTLMMEATNMRAVQTIITQYSQEILQKVSLNDPSRDKTLHILALIQEKSALSQSSLPSRTHHLSPMYLSAAMLLAALSWQYLSTTAAQAQGTGDMQGQ is encoded by the exons ATGGACATCCTGAAGTCACTGGGCCACCCGGAGGAGATATTCAACCTGTTTAAGTTTAAAATGGGGGGCTGCAGTGCCGTCATGCCAAAGTTGGATTAT GAGTCCATGAGTGCGAGTCTGCGGACTTGCTACCTGTACCTGAACCAAACCAGCAGGAGTTTTGCAGCTGTGATTCAGGCGCTGGACGGGGACCTGAG ACATGCGGTGTGTATTTTCTACTTGGTGTTACGAGCGCTGGACACCGTGGAGGACGACATGAGTATCCCACTGGACAAGAAGGTCCCCATGCTGAATGATTTCCACACCTACCTGTACCAGGACAAGTGGTGCTTCACTGAGAGCCGGGAGAAAGACCGACAGGTTCTGGAGGATTTCCCCACG ATATCACTGGAATTCAGAAACCTCGCTCAGGAGTACAGAGACGTCATCTCAGATATCTGCCACCGTATGGGAGTGGGAATGGCTGAATACCTGGAAAAGAAAGTTGGATCCATGAAAGAGTGGGACCTG TACTGTCACTACGTGGCCGGGCTGGTCGGTGTCGGTCTCTCTCGGCTGTTCTCTGCGTCCAAGCTGGAGGACCCAGAGGTGGGGCGAGACACCGAGCTGGCCAACTCTATGGGCCTGTTCCTCCAGAAGACGAACATCATCCGAGACTACCTAGAGGACACGCAAGAGGGACGTGCCTTTTGGCCAAAAGAG GCTTGGAGTCAGTTTGCAGGTCGTCTGGAGGACTTGGCTCAGCCGGAGAAGCTGGAATCAGCTCTCTCCTGTCTCAACCTGCTGGTCACCGATGCACTTCGACACGTCCCAGATGTCATCGCCTACCTGTCCCGTCTGCGCAACCAGAGCGTCTTCAATTTCTGTGCCATTCCTCAG GTGATGGCAATAGCGACACTGTCAACGTGCTACAACAACCCCATGGTGTTCCAGGGAGTGGTGAAGATCAGAAAGGGACAGGCTGTCACACTCATGATGGAAGCCACCAACATGAGAGCCGTGCAGACCATCATCACCCAGTACAGCCAGGAG ATTTTACAGAAGGTCTCCCTCAATGATCCCTCAAGGGACAAGACCCTGCACATCCTGGCTCTAATCCAAGAGAAATCCGCCCTGTCACAGTCCAGCCTTCCCTCCAGGACCCACCACCTGTCGCCCATGTACCTGTCTGCTGCCATGCTGCTCGCCGCCCTCAGCTGGCAGTACCTCAGCACCACCGCAGCACAGGCACAGGGCACCGGCGACATGCAGGGACAGTGA
- the fdft1 gene encoding squalene synthase isoform X1, whose product MAGACCKCPVSLSVFKRSLSVAPRGCSSAPRSSLLGWRLGERGLQEAARTSSALRPAGFYRHPAFLCLSSQESMSASLRTCYLYLNQTSRSFAAVIQALDGDLRHAVCIFYLVLRALDTVEDDMSIPLDKKVPMLNDFHTYLYQDKWCFTESREKDRQVLEDFPTISLEFRNLAQEYRDVISDICHRMGVGMAEYLEKKVGSMKEWDLYCHYVAGLVGVGLSRLFSASKLEDPEVGRDTELANSMGLFLQKTNIIRDYLEDTQEGRAFWPKEAWSQFAGRLEDLAQPEKLESALSCLNLLVTDALRHVPDVIAYLSRLRNQSVFNFCAIPQVMAIATLSTCYNNPMVFQGVVKIRKGQAVTLMMEATNMRAVQTIITQYSQEILQKVSLNDPSRDKTLHILALIQEKSALSQSSLPSRTHHLSPMYLSAAMLLAALSWQYLSTTAAQAQGTGDMQGQ is encoded by the exons ATGGCCGGAGCTTGCTGCAAGTGTCCAGTTTCTCTGTCCGTGTTCAAGCGCTCTCTCTCGGTGGCGCCGCGGGGCTGCAGCTCCGCTCCTCGTTCCTCGCTCCTGGGCTGGAGGCTGGGGGAGCGGGGCCTGCAGGAGGCCGCCCGCACCTCCAGCGCCCTCAGACCCGCAGGCTTTTACCGACACCCGGCCTTCCTTTGTCTCTCCTCCCAGGAGTCCATGAGTGCGAGTCTGCGGACTTGCTACCTGTACCTGAACCAAACCAGCAGGAGTTTTGCAGCTGTGATTCAGGCGCTGGACGGGGACCTGAG ACATGCGGTGTGTATTTTCTACTTGGTGTTACGAGCGCTGGACACCGTGGAGGACGACATGAGTATCCCACTGGACAAGAAGGTCCCCATGCTGAATGATTTCCACACCTACCTGTACCAGGACAAGTGGTGCTTCACTGAGAGCCGGGAGAAAGACCGACAGGTTCTGGAGGATTTCCCCACG ATATCACTGGAATTCAGAAACCTCGCTCAGGAGTACAGAGACGTCATCTCAGATATCTGCCACCGTATGGGAGTGGGAATGGCTGAATACCTGGAAAAGAAAGTTGGATCCATGAAAGAGTGGGACCTG TACTGTCACTACGTGGCCGGGCTGGTCGGTGTCGGTCTCTCTCGGCTGTTCTCTGCGTCCAAGCTGGAGGACCCAGAGGTGGGGCGAGACACCGAGCTGGCCAACTCTATGGGCCTGTTCCTCCAGAAGACGAACATCATCCGAGACTACCTAGAGGACACGCAAGAGGGACGTGCCTTTTGGCCAAAAGAG GCTTGGAGTCAGTTTGCAGGTCGTCTGGAGGACTTGGCTCAGCCGGAGAAGCTGGAATCAGCTCTCTCCTGTCTCAACCTGCTGGTCACCGATGCACTTCGACACGTCCCAGATGTCATCGCCTACCTGTCCCGTCTGCGCAACCAGAGCGTCTTCAATTTCTGTGCCATTCCTCAG GTGATGGCAATAGCGACACTGTCAACGTGCTACAACAACCCCATGGTGTTCCAGGGAGTGGTGAAGATCAGAAAGGGACAGGCTGTCACACTCATGATGGAAGCCACCAACATGAGAGCCGTGCAGACCATCATCACCCAGTACAGCCAGGAG ATTTTACAGAAGGTCTCCCTCAATGATCCCTCAAGGGACAAGACCCTGCACATCCTGGCTCTAATCCAAGAGAAATCCGCCCTGTCACAGTCCAGCCTTCCCTCCAGGACCCACCACCTGTCGCCCATGTACCTGTCTGCTGCCATGCTGCTCGCCGCCCTCAGCTGGCAGTACCTCAGCACCACCGCAGCACAGGCACAGGGCACCGGCGACATGCAGGGACAGTGA